Part of the Thermococcus sp. 18S1 genome, TGATAACATACCGCGTGCTCAGGGGACCGACCCTCCCCGACAGGATAGTGGGCCTGAACACCATAACGACGAAGGTGGTGGTGATAATAGCACTGGTCTCCGTCATGAGGGGTGAGTACTACCTGATAGACCTGGCGATAGTCCTGCTCATGGTGAACTCGGTCGGGGGACTGATCCTGGCGAAGTACATGGAAAGGAGGGGTGCCGGTGCTTGAGGTTCTGCTCCTCCTCTTCGGGGAAGCCGTGATGCTCTTCGGGGCCCTCGGGATACTCAGGTTTCCCGACGTTTACACCAGGCTCCACGCGGCCACAAAATGCGACACCGGCGGGGCGATGAGCATAATTCTCTACCTCATAATCACAATGGACGCCCCGGCCCTGGTGAGGGCCAAACTCCTCGTGCTGGCATTCCTCATAGCCATGATGAACCCCATGGTGAGCCACGCCCTAGCGAGGGGAGCTTACAGGTACGGTGTCAAACCAAAAGTCGTGGTGGACATGTATGCTTGGGACAATCCTTGACGTGGTCTTCCTGGCTATGCTGGTCCTTGCCGTTGCGGTGGTTGAGGAGAGGAACCTAGTCAGTGCGGTAGTTAAATACTCCCTCCTCAGCCTGCTCTTCATCCTGGCACTCTTCGAGCTGAACGCCCCCGACGTGGCACTCTCGGCGATAGTGGTGGGGGCGATAGTCATAGGGGTGTTCCTCTTCACGATAAAGGGGGTGACCCGGTGAGGGCCGCTGCCGCCGTCCTAGCTATCGCACTGGGTGCTCTGCTCCTCTCGCTGAACTACTCGCCATCCTACGGTGGGAGCTACACGTACTACGTCACCCACTGGACGGAGATAAACGTTCCCAACCTGGTATCTGCTATCCTGGCCGGCTGGAGGGCCTACGACAGCCTCGGCGAGGCGAGTCTGCTATTCACTGCCGTCATCGGCTTTTACGTCCTCCTCGGAGGGAAGAAAAAGTGAAGATGAGCACCGTTGTGAGGACGACTACCAAGATGGTGAGCCCGTTCCTCGTCACCTACGCGGCCTATCTGATGCTCTACGGCCACGTAAGTCCCGGCGGCGGCTTCCAGGGAGGGGTTATCCTGGCTGTGGCGGTGATACTGCTCATCACCTCGCACGGCTACGGCAAAGTCCGGAGGAAGTTCCACTTCAACTGGGCCAGTCTCATAGAGAGCTCCGCAGGGGCGCTGCTGGTGCTCCTCGGAATCGCAGGCCTCGGGCTGGGGGCGTTCTATTCAAACTTCCTGCCGACGGAGGGAGGGATAATCCTGCCCTTCAACGTGATCGTGGGGCTGGAGGTTGGAGCGGCCTTCACGTTCGTCTTCTACATCCTGCTGAGGTGGGTCGAAAGTGATTAGTCCGGAGCAGGCTGGAATCCTGATAATGCTCGTTGGAATCTACGGTCTGATGGCCAAGAGGGAGCCGATAAAGCTGGTCCTCTCGATAAACATCGTCTCCCTTGGGCTTGTCCTGTTCTTCATAGGCCTCGCGTACTCCCCAGAAAAGGACGTGCCGATAATGCCAGCGAACCCCGTCGATCCGCTCCCGGCAACGCTCATGCTCACCACCCTCGTCGTTGACGTCGCGATAACCTCCCTGGCCCTCGCGGTTATAATGCGGATGGGGGGTGACGGCGAATGATACCGCTGATGGCCGCGCTGCCCCTGCTGGCCGCTTTCCTCCTGGTATTCCTTGATGTGCTGAAGGTCAAAAGGGGCATAATCAAGGGAGTCTTTCTGCTCGGGGCCCTCCTGCCGGTTCCGGTCGTCCTCTTAAACGGGCCCGGTTCGGAGATCGTCGGGGGCTGGGCGCGGGAGGCGGGAATAGAGGTCGCGCTAACGCGGACGAACCTGCCATTTATCGCGGGCGAGCTTGTGCTCTTCATCTTCGTCGCCCTGTACTCCCTGCACTACTTCGATTTCAGGAACAAAAAGACGCCGAAGGTTCTCGCGCTCCTCCTGCTCCTCCACACGGGGCTCATGGGGGCGTTCATAGCGAGGGACTTCTTCAACTTCTACATATACTCCGAAATAGCATCCGTATCGGCCTTTGCGCTCGTGGCCTTCTCGGACGAAAAAGGCTCCAAGAGGGCCGCGTTCAGGTACCTCATACTGTCCCTGCTGGCATCTTACCTCTTCGTCTTCGCGGTCGGGATAATCTACATGGAGACCGGCTATCTCAACGTCGATTTGGTCAGGGAG contains:
- a CDS encoding monovalent cation/H+ antiporter complex subunit F, encoding MAQESLLVSAFYLLVFTAVLITYRVLRGPTLPDRIVGLNTITTKVVVIIALVSVMRGEYYLIDLAIVLLMVNSVGGLILAKYMERRGAGA
- the mnhG gene encoding monovalent cation/H(+) antiporter subunit G — its product is MLEVLLLLFGEAVMLFGALGILRFPDVYTRLHAATKCDTGGAMSIILYLIITMDAPALVRAKLLVLAFLIAMMNPMVSHALARGAYRYGVKPKVVVDMYAWDNP
- a CDS encoding hydrogenase subunit MbhD domain-containing protein, encoding MLGTILDVVFLAMLVLAVAVVEERNLVSAVVKYSLLSLLFILALFELNAPDVALSAIVVGAIVIGVFLFTIKGVTR
- a CDS encoding Na(+)/H(+) antiporter subunit B gives rise to the protein MKMSTVVRTTTKMVSPFLVTYAAYLMLYGHVSPGGGFQGGVILAVAVILLITSHGYGKVRRKFHFNWASLIESSAGALLVLLGIAGLGLGAFYSNFLPTEGGIILPFNVIVGLEVGAAFTFVFYILLRWVESD
- a CDS encoding cation:proton antiporter subunit C, coding for MISPEQAGILIMLVGIYGLMAKREPIKLVLSINIVSLGLVLFFIGLAYSPEKDVPIMPANPVDPLPATLMLTTLVVDVAITSLALAVIMRMGGDGE